A region of the Nocardia nova SH22a genome:
GTACGACCTCTGTGCCGCTTTGACGATCCGTGACTACCTGGATGTGGCGATCGACATGCTGCCGATCGCCTTGGCAGCCAAAGTCTCGGAGTACGTGCGCGGACCGGACAGCAGATTCCGCGCTGTCACGGTCGCGGACTCGGGCAATCGAATGGCCGCGATCGCCCAGGTCGATCCGACCGGACGTGGCTGGTGGTGGTATCGAGTGCCGGACTCGGGCCCGATTCTCGAAGACCTCGCTCGCTGGGACCGATTCGAGTCCGAGTGAGCGCCCGTCATCGCCCAGCGACGGACCACCTCACAACCAGGGCGGCAGGTTCGGCAGGTAGCCCTTCAGAGCCACGCCGTCGTTGCGGCCGATCAACCAGGCCAGGAGTTCCGCGGCGGGGCCGGAGATGGTGTCGGTGGGGTCGGGGCCGACCGTGGTGGTGAAGTCGGTGTCGGTGGCTTCGAGGGTGAAGCTCGGGGGTGGGGGTTGGTCGGGGTCGTGGGTCATGGGTTTGGCGTCGGGTGGGCGGTGGGCCGAGGCGGTGTGGTGGAAGGATCGGGCTACCTCGGGGAGTAGGCGGGCCACGAAGGGGGCGGGCCAGTCCTCGGGGAGGTAGCCGATGTTCAGGTCGACGCGGTGAATCTCTATCTCGCGCAGGCGAAGCCACGGGATCACCGAGGCTGGTAGTTCCTTGCCGGTGCGGGCGCGGACTCGGAATTCCCAGCGTTCCGGCGGCATCGCCCGCGACATTCCGCTGAAGCGGGTGGCGGAGGCGCGCAGGTCGTCGAGTTGTTCGGCGAGCGGGCGGGGCGCGCCCTCCTCGATATCGGAATCGCGCAGGAGTTGGCTTGCGTACTGCGGTGTTTCGATACCCGTGCGCGCCCACAGCAGCAGATTCACCAGGCCGTCGGCATTGCGGGCGAGATGGGCCAGCAGATGGCCGCGAGTCCAGCCGGGTAGCAGCGACGGTTCGGCGATATCGCTGTCGCGCAACGTTTTCACCGCGTCGAGCAAGGATCTGGTAGCCGAGTCGACGGTTTCGATCAGATCTGTCGGGATGGTCGATTCCGGCACTTCGCTGGTCACGTCGCTGACCCTACCCAGCGTGCCGCGCCCGCGCCGAGCGAACCCGATTGCCGTCGGATAACTGTTCAGGTGGCGGACAACTGATCGTCGACTCGGCGGGATAGATATGGGCGATGCGAAACCGTCGGTTGCTTCCCATCGCCCTCCTCGGCGCCGCGCTGTGTGCGGCCGCCTGCTCGTCGAGCGGTGACGCGGCGGGACTGCACACCGATCGAGACAAGCCGCTCACGATCTCGCTCGATGATCTGGCCGCGCGGACCGGAGGTACCGCGGTGGGCTTCGGTAGGCCCCAGCACGGGCGGCTCGAGCGCACCGAGAACGGTTCGCTGCGATACGTCCCCGACTCCGGATTCCAGGGCTCGGACACCTTCACGGTCACCACGTCCGACGCGGTCCAGCTCTACACCACCGATAT
Encoded here:
- a CDS encoding maleylpyruvate isomerase family mycothiol-dependent enzyme; translated protein: MTSEVPESTIPTDLIETVDSATRSLLDAVKTLRDSDIAEPSLLPGWTRGHLLAHLARNADGLVNLLLWARTGIETPQYASQLLRDSDIEEGAPRPLAEQLDDLRASATRFSGMSRAMPPERWEFRVRARTGKELPASVIPWLRLREIEIHRVDLNIGYLPEDWPAPFVARLLPEVARSFHHTASAHRPPDAKPMTHDPDQPPPPSFTLEATDTDFTTTVGPDPTDTISGPAAELLAWLIGRNDGVALKGYLPNLPPWL